gctcagaaatagttcctggaaggcacggggcaccatacgggacaccgggatttgaaccaaccaccttaggtcctggatcggctgcttgcaaggcaaatgccgctgtgctatttcttcagccccctaGCTTAGCTTTTTAACACTTTCCTAATGGTCACATATCTTATTTGACACTCCACCCACCCTTCTGTTTTGTGACTGAgacggtctttttttttttttttttttttttggtttttgggccacacccgtttgacgctcaggggttactcctggctatgagctcagaaatcgcccttggcttggggagaccatctgggacgccgggggatcgaaccgcggtccgtcctacgctagcgcttgtaaggcagacaccttacctctagtgccaccttcccagccccgactgagacgctctttttttttttggttttttgggccacaccctgtgacgctcaggggttactcctggctatgcgctcagaagttgctcctggcttcttgggggaccatatgggacgccgggggatcgaaccgcggtccgtcctaggttagcgcaggcaaggcaggaaccttacctccagcgccaccgcccggccccgactgaGACGCTCTTAATCCTATCTGAAGGCAGAGGGCTCTCCACTGCTCTCCATgtgctttctccttttttttttttttttgttgttgttgttgtttttgggccacacccggcggtgctcaggggttactcctggctgtctgctcagaaatagctcctggcaggcacgggggaccatatgggacaccgggattcgaaccaaccaccttaggtcctggattggctgcttgcaaggcaaacaccgctgtgctatctctccgggcccgtgctatctctccgggcccgtgcttTCTCCTTTTAACCCACGGTGGGCACCTGGGGATATTTGCTCCTTCCACACTCCTTTGCTTTACTGGCAGGTGTCAACGCTTCATAGTGTTAATTGTGTCCACCACCCACCCTCCATAGAAGCAAACACATTTGGGCCTTTTCAAAAATGCTGGATGCAAAAAGGGAAGCAGTACTGTAAACAATGAAGcttctaccaggggtctcaaaatcaCGGCCCGCGTTtgaggccctccatacaacattttgtggccctgccctaaaggaatcattttttgttttgttttagttgtttgggtcacaccccccaatgttcaaggcttactactgactttgcactcaaggatcacccagactttgcctcctgcggcccccaggtaaattgagtttgagacccctgtaacaAACTGGAATGTTCCGAAGGGGAAACATAAGGGgcaacttttttgtgtgtgggtatAGGGGGAAGGGGACAGTGCTTTATGGAACCTGGGAATAGAAAGTGGGCCTTCTCTGGAGATAGGCTTGGATACTTATGTCTTCACTGGGAAGACCTTCTCATAGGACCATTGAGGGCTTGCCACCCATCTGTGACTCGTTCATGTCACAAAGTCCTCATCTCCTGCCACAAGTACCAGCATCCTTTGATCCCAATTAATATGGACGTGGACCCATGGCTTTGCCAACAGTTTTCCCGGAAACTTAGGTGGCAGGAGGAGGGAACAGCGACATGGAAACCCCATGGAGTCTTgaggagtttgagaccccagagtctaggtttgtttttggtttacacacggcagcactcgggttactcctggctctacattcagaaatcgctcctggtgggggaccatatgggatgcatgcaaggcgaatgtcctacctccatgctatctcttgggccctgagAGTCtaggtttttatttggttttttgctttttgggccacacccggtgatgctcaggagttactcctggctatgcgctcagaaatagctgctggtagggggaccatatgggaccacgggGGATTGagctggtccatcctaggtcaatgcatgcaaggcagacagacaccctaccgcttgcgccactgctctagacCCCTGAAGCCTAGGTTTTTATGTTAGACAGAAAGGCTGATTCTCATATACCAGCTCTGCTGGCACAGAGAGTAGACAGGCAGGAAAAGAAGCCAGTATAAATCACGATCAAATGGATGGTTCTCATGAGCTCAGTAGCGTTTAATTGACAGACATATCCAATCATGGTGAGCAATTCCATTCATGCTGGCTCAGAAGAGCAGATCCTTAGCCTCCCATTTCAAAATTCAGTGACTTGAAACTGGCCAGGGTGAGAAATATGTCCAACACAGAAATCAGCCAGGGTACTGAATTTGGGCTTTTTCTGCCGCCCAAAGATCAGATTGCTCAATGTTTGCCAGTGCACTCCTGACTCCTTCATAAACATATTATAGTCATGGCACTGTGAATCCAGCAGCGGAGCTACTGGCTGTGCATAGGATCTCTAATATGACCTGAGGTCTGATCATGGAAGGCAGGGTTGGGATATATTCCCCCATCTGCATATTTCGTGCCTGCTCAGGCCTGCCCCCAGCTTCTGGGGTCGCCCTGCCTCTGGCTACCTCTGGTTCTCATCTGAGATGTGTAGGAGGATGTGGGGACAGTGTTAGTGTCACGACACCTCCTATGTCCTCTGAAGTGGGCTGGGGTGCCCTACATGTTCTGGCAGAAACAGCCTGCACTGGGCTTCTCCAACTGGTGAAGAGCAGAGGTTTCAGGGCACATGCTGGTTGAAGCTagacccagcattgctcagagttgacacctggctctgctcagggatcatgcttgtcagagctcaggggaccgtatgtggtgccggggatcaaatccaggtcagaatTGTGCAAAGGAAACTCCCTGCCAACTATACGATTGCTCTGACCTTTTCTCTGGGCCATGTGTAAGTAGAGAGGTCATTGGTGCCAGGTTATCCTCAGCTGCCAGCAGAGTGCATTGTGCTTTTATTCCACTTGTGACAGGCTGAGGAGGGAAGTCTGAGAGAACAAAGTATAAAAGAATCGAAAAATGTAAAAGTAAGACACAGAAGGGTCCCGCTGCCTCTCCCGGCACAGCGATGGAAAAGAATgctaaagaggggccggagagatagcatggaggtaaggcgtttgcctttcatgcagaaggtcatcggttcgaatcccggcgtcccatatggtcccctgtgcctgccaggggcaatttctgagcatggagccaggagtaacccctgagcactgccgggtgtgacccaaaagccacaaaaaaaaaaaaaaaaaagaatgctaaagAAAGCTCCAGAACAACTTGATTGGTGATAACACCAGTGACTTGAACTCAGCAGGCACCAAAGTGCAACATGGGGTACACCGCACCCACTCCTGTGTCCATCTAGCCAGGATCCCAGCAGATGCTTCCGCACACATGGAACCTGAGTCTGGGAAGGGATTTTCCTCAAATCACTCAGCTCATGAGTGGCAGAGCAAATGTGTCTCTGCTCAGCTGGCTCTAGCACCACACTCCTAAGTATCTAGAATTCCAGAGTGTGGGCTCGAGGAGCAGGCCAAGTAGCCAGTCCTTCCCGAATGGCGACAGCTGGTACGAACAGAGGTGGGTGCTTTGTTCATAGCAGGCGCTGAATTAAAACCTCACagtggggccgtagagatagcacagcggtgtttgccttgcaagcagaagatccaggacctaagatggttggtttgaatcccggtgtcccatatggtccccccgtgcctgccaggagtaacccctgagcaccgctgggtgtggcccaagaacaaacaaacaaaaaaaaaacctcacagtgGCCTAACGGAAAGGAATGGGAGCAGGGACAGACACTGGTGTCGTTGGGCAAATCAAATTGGGGGGATCTTGGTGATTTGTCAGATCTTTGGTCTTTGATAAGGGGAGTTGGGGAGAGATGCCAGCACACCCAGAAATTAGAGTAATTCCTGCAATGCCCAGGAGAAGCAGTGGCCTGTGTTCCCAGGGGGAAGgccagggctggggagatggctcctGGGTTGGGTCCCCAGCGCTGCgcgatctgagcactgctgggacccTGAGTGCGGTGGGGCATGGCTCCCCCAACCATAGACTGTTAACTAGTAACTGTAATACGAGGAGGCAGAGCAGGTCCCAGCCTTGCTGGAGGTTGCCTTGGAGGAGTAGGAAGGCTGCGTGGCCGGGTCTGTCCTGTACCCGGGATCCACCTTCAGCTCCAAGACGTGGAGGCTCAGCTGCTCCCTCCACGCGCCCGTCAGCAGCGAGGTCAGGGCCGGGGGGTCCTCCAGGCTCAGGTGGGGGAACACCAGGGTCTCGCTCTCGGGGGCGAAGCCGCACCGGGCCACGGCGGGCCTGGTGGTGCCCGGGGTGACGACGAAGAGGCGGCCGGGCCTCCGGGCCCGCTGGCTCAGGACGCGGCACAACGAGGAGCCCGCGGCGCCGCCCAGGTCCAGCACGTCGACGGGCGGGCCGGGGCGCGGGAGGCGCAGCAGGTGGCGCGGCGGCATGTAGGTGTGGGCGAAGAGCAGCGTGAGGCGCGCGGGCGTGCTGCGGGGCGAGGGCGCGTGCACCACCCGCTCCAGGTGCGCCAGGGCCCCGACGAGGCCGCCCTGGTGCAGGCAGCCGAAGAAGAGCGCGGCCAGCAAGTTGCAGAGCGCCAGGGCGCGCGGGCAGGCCGGGCGCGGGCCCAGGGCGCCGCAGAGCAGGACGAGCGGCACCAGGAGCGGGACGAGGAAGCGCGGCTCCTGGTGGCTGAAGGCGGACAGCGCGGCCAGCGGCGACCAGTAGAGCAGCAGCAGCGCCGCGCGGGCGTCGCGGCCCGGGCCCGGGTCCGGGTCGGAGGCGGGGCCCCGCAGCCAGGCCCGCAGCTGCTGGCCCGCCGCCCGCAGGGCCTGCGCGTGCAGCGGCCCGAAGAGCAGGAAGCCGTTGGCCGCCAGGTGCGTGAGGCGCGCGTGCGAGCCGTGCCGCGCCAGGTTGCGCGCGTCCAGGTTGTAGCGCAGGAAGCGCGCGGGCGTGAGCACCGGGCCCGCGAAGTAGCAGCTGTCCGCGGCCACGAAGGCCAAGGCCGTGAGCGCCGCGCCGGGCAGCAGCGCGCGCGCCTCCCGGGCCAGCAGCGCCCCGAGCCCGAGGCCGGGCTTCGGGCCGCGGGCGGCCCAGAGCAGCAGCGGGGCG
This window of the Suncus etruscus isolate mSunEtr1 chromosome 6, mSunEtr1.pri.cur, whole genome shotgun sequence genome carries:
- the PIGZ gene encoding GPI mannosyltransferase 4; this translates as MEMRTLWGGLSLLRVLWCLLPQTGYIHPDEFFQNPEVMAEDILGVEAARPWEFQPNTSCRTVLVPLLTSGWAFGLLRLWAAWGPRAWPVSGYALLVAPRLLLTALSFGLDAAVYRLAPRWGAARWHALVLLAGSPAALVFHTRPFSNAVEGLLLAALLVLVAPGAPPPPRPGWHGWLLGAVLAAGCFARPTFPAFALAPLLLWAARGPKPGLGLGALLAREARALLPGAALTALAFVAADSCYFAGPVLTPARFLRYNLDARNLARHGSHARLTHLAANGFLLFGPLHAQALRAAGQQLRAWLRGPASDPDPGPGRDARAALLLLYWSPLAALSAFSHQEPRFLVPLLVPLVLLCGALGPRPACPRALALCNLLAALFFGCLHQGGLVGALAHLERVVHAPSPRSTPARLTLLFAHTYMPPRHLLRLPRPGPPVDVLDLGGAAGSSLCRVLSQRARRPGRLFVVTPGTTRPAVARCGFAPESETLVFPHLSLEDPPALTSLLTGAWREQLSLHVLELKVDPGYRTDPATQPSYSSKATSSKAGTCSASSYYSY